In a single window of the Gossypium hirsutum isolate 1008001.06 chromosome D02, Gossypium_hirsutum_v2.1, whole genome shotgun sequence genome:
- the LOC121203148 gene encoding 3-hydroxy-3-methylglutaryl-coenzyme A reductase 1-like produces MEAPRLYSTKRVQSLKPTKKIPLEEDPTKASDALPLPLHLTNAVFFTLFFSVVYFLLSRWREKIRTSTPLHVVTFSEIIAILAFFTSFIYLLGFFGLDFVQSLVFRPSPDVWIAEDEEEENEVLLAKEDARKVPCGQALDCLLPPLPPAAPIVTAQKVFDEKPVTVLTEEDEEIIKSVVAGTTPSYSLESNLGDCKRAAAIRREALQRLTGKSLSGLPLDGFDYESILGQCCEMPVGYVQIPVGIAGPLLVNGREYSVPMATTEGCLVASTNRGCKAIHLSGGATSVLLKDGMTRAPCVRFGTAKRAADLKLYLEDPDNFETLSVVFNRSSRFGRLQGIKCAIAGKNLYIRFTCSTGDAMGMNMVSKGVQNVLDFLQTDFPDMDVIGISGNYCSDKKPAAVNWIEGRGKSVVCEVIIKGDVVRKVLKTSVESLVELNMLKNLTGSAMAGALGGFNAHASNIVAAIYIATGQDPAQNVESSHCITMMEAVNEGKDLHISVTMPSIEVGTVGGGTQLASQSACLNLLGVKGASKETPGANARMLATIVAGAVLAGELSLMSAIAAGQLVKSHMKYNRSSKDVSKGSS; encoded by the exons ATGGAGGCTCCCCGGCTGTATTCGACTAAACGAGTTCAATCTCTCAAGCCCACGAAGAAGATTCCTTTAGAGGAAGATCCCACTAAAGCCTCCGACGCATTGCCGCTTCCTTTGCATCTGACGAATGCGGTGTTCTTTACCCTCTTCTTCTCGGTGGTTTATTTCCTTCTTTCCCGTTGGCGTGAGAAGATCCGTACCTCCACGCCTCTCCATGTCGTCACCTTTTCTGAGATCATCGCGATTCTCGCGTTTTTCACATCGTTTATTTACCTTTTGGGTTTCTTTGGGCTTGACTTCGTTCAATCTTTGGTTTTCCGGCCATCGCCTGACGTTTGGATTGCCGAAGACGAGGAAGAGGAAAACGAAGTTTTGCTTGCAAAAGAGGATGCCCGTAAGGTCCCTTGCGGACAAGCTCTTGATTGCTTGCTTCCTCCTTTGCCTCCTGCGGCACCAATCGTGACTGCCCAGAAAGTGTTCGATGAAAAGCCTGTGACGGTACTAAcggaggaagatgaagaaataaTTAAATCTGTAGTTGCTGGAACAACCCCTTCGTATTCCTTGGAATCGAACTTGGGTGATTGCAAGAGGGCGGCCGCAATCAGGCGGGAAGCGTTGCAAAGATTAACAGGGAAGTCGTTATCAGGATTGCCCTTGGATGGGTTTGATTACGAGTCGATTTTAGGGCAGTGTTGTGAGATGCCGGTTGGCTACGTGCAGATTCCCGTTGGAATTGCTGGGCCTTTGTTGGTTAATGGAAGAGAGTACTCGGTTCCTATGGCAACCACGGAAGGGTGCTTGGTGGCTAGCACTAATAGGGGCTGTAAGGCTATTCATTTGTCTGGTGGAGCTACAAGTGTTCTATTGAAAGATGGTATGACTAGAGCTCCATGTGTAAGGTTCGGTACTGCGAAAAGGGCAGCTGATTTGAAGTTGTATTTGGAGGACCCTGATAATTTCGAGACCTTGTCTGTTGTTTTCAACAG ATCAAGTAGATTTGGCAGGCTCCAAGGTATCAAATGTGCAATTGCTGGAAAGAATCTGTATATTAGATTCACTTGCAGTACCGGTGATGCTATGGGGATGAACATGGTTTCCAAGGGAGTCCAAAACGTTTTGGATTTCCTTCAAACTGATTTCCCTGACATGGATGTCATTGGCATCTCTG GAAACTATTGTTCCGACAAAAAACCGGCTGCTGTAAATTGGATTGAAGGAAGAGGCAAATCTGTTGTCTGTGAAGTCATCATTAAGGGTGATGTGGTGAGGAAGGTCTTGAAGACAAGTGTGGAATCTCTCGTTGAGCTTAACATGCTTAAGAACCTTACTGGATCAGCTATGGCTGGAGCTCTGGGTGGATTCAACGCTCACGCCAGTAACATCGTTGCCGCAATCTACATAGCTACGGGACAAGATCCGGCTCAAAACGTTGAGAGCTCCCATTGCATCACGATGATGGAAGCTGTTAACGAGGGCAAGGACCTCCACATCTCTGTCACAATGCCCTCCATTGAG GTTGGTACTGTTGGTGGTGGAACTCAGCTTGCATCTCAATCAGCCTGTTTGAACTTACTTGGAGTGAAGGGTGCAAGCAAAGAGACACCAGGAGCAAACGCTAGGATGCTGGCAACTATTGTAGCGGGAGCTGTCCTTGCGGGGGAGCTGTCTCTCATGTCAGCAATTGCAGCAGGGCAACTAGTTAAGAGCCATATGAAGTACAATAGGTCAAGTAAAGATGTGTCCAAGGGTTCTTCATAG